CCAGGTATCCCAGGAAATGGGCCATGAACGCGGCTCGATCACAGAGCATTACCTACAATGAAGACTTTAACATATCATCAGCACCAGATACCGCTTCATCACTTTGATTTGTCATTAAATCCGGGAATCTCACAACACTGTCGAAGTAGTGGGGATATTCTGCAGGAATACATGATCTCGCCAGACAGTAAAGCAGGAAATAACAAAACAGATTCCACCAATCCGTATTCAGGTCGAAGCCAGACCGCCAAAAAAACCAAAAAACTTCCGGCCTCACCCACATACCCCTTAGAGGGGAATTTCTCCTCACAGCAAATTCCTGGAGGACAATTATGAAGTGCATTGGCCAAGACATCGGATTTGGAGATGTGAAAACTGTTATTGAAGATCAGATGCTGAAGACGCCAACAGCGATCGCCTATGAAGGCTTTGGCGCAAGAGTTGATCTGGATGGCCCGACATCCATCGAATTTGAAGGACAGAACTACCTGGTCGGCGAGGATGCCATTGAAAGTGGCCAGCCTGTTTTTGAGACAACCAGTATTGATTTCCTGCTCCGCTACGCACCTCTCTTGGCTTATCACGCCATAAAAGCTGCAGGCTTTGACTTTGACGAGAAAATTCACCTTGGCGTAGGCCTCCCCGTCTCCTATTACACCCCAGAGAATAAGGCAGCCCTGGCTAATCGCCTGAACACTGCCGTGGTCAACAAGGAGCGATTGCAGTTGAACACACTGGTATACCCCCAGGGTGTTGGTGCATTCTACGACTATCGACTGACTACCAATGAGAAAATTTCAAGCGCTCTCATCGTTGACATTGGCTACAACACTGTTGATGTCGTTCACATATCCAAAGGACGCCCAAACAAATCCGGCAGCGGTATGTTTGACCGGGCCGGAATCTCTGTGATTATTCGTGAGCTTTCACGCTTTATTTCAGACCGGCACCAGATTCAACTTTCCAACCAGGTGATCAAGGAGATTTTTATCTCTAAAAAGCTTTCCCTGTACGGCAAGGAAA
This portion of the Desulfurispirillum indicum S5 genome encodes:
- a CDS encoding ParM/StbA family protein, coding for MKCIGQDIGFGDVKTVIEDQMLKTPTAIAYEGFGARVDLDGPTSIEFEGQNYLVGEDAIESGQPVFETTSIDFLLRYAPLLAYHAIKAAGFDFDEKIHLGVGLPVSYYTPENKAALANRLNTAVVNKERLQLNTLVYPQGVGAFYDYRLTTNEKISSALIVDIGYNTVDVVHISKGRPNKSGSGMFDRAGISVIIRELSRFISDRHQIQLSNQVIKEIFISKKLSLYGKEISLEEPIRQIVERYTTHLLHSLEDGYHQQLAQAQKIVITGGVAHYLQHYIPTKMQESIVIPESPEFANARGFYKVLIASISDSENVDA